Proteins from a genomic interval of Kitasatospora kifunensis:
- a CDS encoding LpqB family beta-propeller domain-containing protein — translation MPWVALTVLLAAGCATMPDSGEPQAVNPPPSSDQGVQVRVIPVPPRDGLSPREVLQNFLDASISDERDYQTARQYLTPEAVKKWQPDSGAVVLSDTTPHQAPGDGDPDHATVTLNSHQVASLDAKHTYQPKDDQFGATFTLINVAKDADKDGKDAAAKAQWRITDLPNALILNQTNFHNAYQQVDRYFFSLPDPSGSGGDQSVLVPDPIFVRRRIDPASAAVAALAQGPSDWLRPAVRSAFDGTEPAATVNTDDPSKPKLQVNGVDCVTSERQCQQMAAQLYFTLASLSGTGALEKVTLTAKHGNVEFSSATAKTSPWAPGALADTPGADGQSYARKADTGQLERPDSGATVPGVLGASTRPTALTPVGGHVLGPFAVRRDSKAAAVVSEDGKALYVANLDDSAKQLGTPLLTSHAAQGLTSPSWDGLGGLWVVDRDPANPQVWLLRGQNRTAVPVDLPTGSTVDTIRLSSDGTRAAVLLRNGTTGAHTLALGLVLRGSGGPSAVSIVGVRAIAPQLSDVTSVSWVAPDQLLALGKEIDSVPQLHYVPTDGSPGADNALQSVDGMTVVAASEDHSDAVLADSKDQDHTIYSLSGAGQPQWKIFGKDGVLPAYPG, via the coding sequence GTGCCCTGGGTCGCGCTGACCGTGCTGCTCGCGGCGGGCTGCGCCACCATGCCGGACAGCGGGGAGCCGCAGGCGGTGAACCCGCCGCCGAGCTCCGACCAGGGCGTGCAGGTCCGGGTGATCCCGGTGCCGCCGCGTGACGGTCTGTCGCCGCGCGAGGTGCTGCAGAACTTCCTGGACGCCTCGATCTCGGACGAGCGCGACTACCAGACGGCTCGGCAGTACCTGACGCCCGAGGCGGTCAAGAAGTGGCAGCCGGACAGCGGTGCCGTGGTGCTCAGCGACACCACCCCGCACCAGGCGCCCGGCGACGGTGACCCCGACCACGCCACGGTCACGCTGAACTCGCACCAGGTCGCCTCGCTGGACGCCAAGCACACCTACCAGCCCAAGGACGACCAGTTCGGCGCCACCTTCACGCTGATCAATGTGGCCAAGGACGCCGACAAGGACGGCAAGGACGCGGCGGCCAAGGCGCAGTGGCGGATCACCGACCTGCCGAACGCCCTGATCCTCAACCAGACCAACTTCCACAACGCCTACCAGCAGGTGGACCGGTACTTCTTCTCGTTGCCCGACCCCTCGGGCAGCGGAGGCGACCAGTCGGTGCTGGTACCCGACCCGATCTTCGTACGCCGCCGGATAGATCCGGCCTCGGCCGCGGTCGCCGCGCTGGCCCAGGGCCCCTCCGACTGGCTGCGCCCGGCCGTCCGCTCGGCCTTCGACGGCACCGAGCCGGCCGCCACCGTCAACACCGACGACCCGAGCAAGCCCAAGCTCCAGGTCAACGGCGTCGACTGTGTGACCAGCGAGCGGCAGTGCCAGCAGATGGCGGCGCAGCTCTACTTCACGCTGGCCAGCCTGAGCGGGACCGGCGCGCTCGAGAAGGTGACGCTGACCGCCAAGCACGGAAACGTCGAGTTCAGTTCGGCGACGGCCAAGACCTCGCCGTGGGCGCCGGGCGCGCTGGCCGACACCCCGGGAGCCGACGGCCAGTCGTACGCCCGCAAGGCGGACACCGGCCAGCTGGAGCGGCCGGACAGCGGGGCCACGGTGCCCGGCGTCCTCGGGGCGAGCACCAGGCCCACCGCGCTGACACCGGTCGGCGGTCATGTGCTGGGCCCGTTCGCGGTGCGGCGGGACAGCAAGGCCGCCGCTGTGGTCAGTGAGGACGGGAAGGCGCTGTACGTGGCCAACCTGGACGACTCGGCCAAGCAGTTGGGCACCCCGCTGCTCACCAGCCACGCCGCGCAGGGGCTCACCTCGCCCAGCTGGGACGGTCTCGGCGGCCTGTGGGTGGTGGACCGTGATCCGGCCAACCCGCAGGTCTGGCTGCTGCGCGGGCAGAACCGCACCGCCGTCCCGGTGGACCTGCCGACCGGCAGCACGGTGGACACCATCCGGCTCTCCTCCGACGGCACCAGGGCCGCGGTGCTGCTGCGCAACGGCACGACCGGTGCCCACACCCTGGCGCTCGGCCTGGTCCTGCGGGGCAGCGGCGGACCGTCGGCCGTCTCGATCGTCGGGGTGCGGGCGATCGCGCCGCAACTGTCCGACGTGACCTCGGTGTCCTGGGTCGCGCCCGACCAACTGCTGGCGCTCGGCAAGGAGATCGACAGCGTGCCGCAGCTGCACTACGTGCCCACCGACGGCTCGCCCGGGGCGGACAACGCGCTGCAGTCGGTGGACGGGATGACGGTGGTGGCGGCCTCGGAGGACCACAGCGACGCGGTGTTGGCCGACTCCAAGGACCAGGACCACACCATCTACTCGCTCAGCGGTGCGGGCCAGCCGCAGTGGAAGATCTTCGGCAAGGACGGGGTGCTGCCCGCCTATCCGGGGTGA
- a CDS encoding ComF family protein: MSGALLDLLLPVCCAGCGEPGSQICPACRALLAGLRGRPSGPDPAPPGLPPLHSCAIYRDPLRRLLIAHKERGALRLAGPLGAVLAEAVQAALAGAPPVSTPVTTPGTRAGTRADHQRPVLLVPVPSARHAVRARGQDATRRLARSAARRLSRAGLPCRVAPVLRQGRAVADQAGLGAEQRRANLHRALTVPPYFHAALRGRQLVLVDDLVTTGASLAEAARALRAAGAPPLAAATVAATLRTEGPRPADPLTPDRRAAPRPCRRSSTAAGPHR; the protein is encoded by the coding sequence GTGTCCGGTGCCCTGCTCGATCTCCTGCTACCCGTCTGCTGCGCCGGCTGCGGTGAGCCGGGCAGCCAGATCTGCCCCGCCTGCCGGGCCCTGCTCGCCGGGCTGCGCGGCAGGCCCAGCGGCCCCGACCCGGCACCGCCCGGCCTGCCGCCACTGCACTCCTGCGCGATCTACCGCGATCCGCTGCGCCGCCTGCTGATCGCCCACAAGGAGCGCGGTGCGCTGCGGCTGGCCGGGCCGCTGGGCGCGGTGCTCGCCGAAGCGGTGCAAGCCGCTCTCGCGGGAGCGCCGCCGGTGAGCACGCCGGTCACCACTCCAGGCACCCGAGCGGGCACCAGAGCGGACCACCAGCGCCCGGTGCTGCTGGTCCCCGTCCCCTCCGCCCGGCACGCCGTGCGGGCCCGCGGGCAGGACGCCACCCGGCGCCTGGCCCGCAGCGCCGCCCGCCGGCTCAGTCGCGCCGGACTGCCCTGCCGCGTGGCCCCGGTGCTGCGCCAGGGCAGAGCGGTCGCCGACCAGGCCGGCCTCGGCGCCGAGCAGCGCCGCGCCAACCTGCACCGCGCGCTGACCGTCCCGCCGTACTTCCACGCCGCCCTGCGCGGCCGTCAACTCGTCCTGGTGGACGACCTGGTGACCACCGGCGCCAGCCTCGCCGAGGCCGCCAGAGCGCTGCGCGCGGCCGGCGCGCCACCGCTGGCCGCCGCGACCGTGGCCGCCACCCTGCGCACCGAAGGCCCCCGCCCCGCGGACCCGCTCACCCCGGATAGGCGGGCAGCACCCCGTCCTTGCCGAAGATCTTCCACTGCGGCTGGCCCGCACCGCTGA